GGCGAAGGCTCCTACTCAACAGTTTGGCTCGCCCGTGACCTGAAGTAAGTTCACCTGTGATGCTATAGATTATCATTACTCATTTCTTTAAGAGGCAGGAGATATGTCGCCCTAAAGATCCTTGTGTCGGAAATCTCGGGCTCGACAACCGAGCTACGAGTCCTACGCCACATCACCCAAGTCGCCCCAGTAGAAGGGACCCCGCATATCACGCGAGTGCTAGGCGAGTTCGAGCATCGCGGCCCCAATGGCGTCCACAAGTGCTTGGTATTTGAGCCCATGGGGCCGAGTGTGAATACCATGGTCGAGGAGCTGCCGCAGTTCAACCCTCGCAGGCGAGCCATGAAGGTCCGCTATCCGCTTTGGATGGCAAAGAGCATCCTCAAGCAATCCCTGCAGGCTCTTGCATTTCTACACGAAAACGGTATCGCCCATGGAGATTTCCAGCCGGGGAACATACTCTTCACTCTTAAGGATATCGACTTGACACCCGAGCACGTGGTCcggcaggaggaagatatgcAAGCCCGGTTGATCTCGTCTCCGGTGCAGAGGTTAGATGGTAAAGAAGATAAATGGGCTCTTCGATATCTCTGTGTTGCGCAGCCGCTGGTGCCCTTTACGTGCTACGCCGAAGGGTTCAAGGTCAAATTATCGGATATGGGCGGTGGTGAGTCCCCTTTCGATTATCTGGTCCGTTTTCTTACTGAATGTCTATCTGGATAGCATATTTCTTTACCGACCCGCCAACAAAGCCCGTTACTCCACTTGGTCTTCGACCCCCCGAGTTGGTTCTTACCGGAGCCGTCGACAGTACCGCTGATGTCTGGAGCTTTGGCTGCCTTGTCTTTGAGCTGATTACCGGACAGCCACTCTTCTGTATACCGTGGTCCGAgtttgaagatgacgatcatcttctctccctcaccacccGGCTCGGCGCCCTCCCCGACAAGCTCTTCAAGTACTGGAAGACCTCGTCGCTCTACTTTACGCCCGAGAGAAAGCTCTTTAATTGCCAGCTTGGGGGAGTCGCTCCGGGGGAGGAACCGCTGATGGTGGAGCAGACGTCTATGGAAGAGTTATTTGATTCGGCAGGCCCGGATCTTAATGAGGAGGAAGCCCATAAAGTGAAGGCGCTTATTAGGTGGATTCTGCAATATGATCCCGCGAAGAGACCTTCGCCTGCGGAAATCTTATGTGATCCATGGTTCTGCGAGATTGACGTTGAGAGCAGGTAGGTCTGGGGTTGAGATTGCCCTGCGTCCCTTGATTTCTCTCTTGCCAATATTACTTGTTTTGACCAAGAGCTCTAGGATGCTCTAGCCCACCTCGATCAACGAGTTGTAGCGAACTTACAGAAGCGCCTATTAAATTGCAAACCCTATGCGCTTACTcattataatcttaatttaaaaaatattataatccaAGATCAAAAGGTTATTAGTATACCAGCTATCCCTGAAGCAACCATGGTAAATTCTCACCTTTTGCTAGCTTGGTCTGGTCCAGGGTAGGTATTCCAAACTAACAGAGTACGTGAGGGAGCCGAATTCAAAATCCGCAGCAGAGTCGCCGATTGAGTCATCGactgatgagctggaggacgTGTAGCGTAGATAAATTCATCCTATTAACCAAGTTCTCGCTTTCCAGCTCCCGGAGCCGGATGTGCTGTAATTATCGACGAGTTTGCCAGACTCGTTCCATCTTTCGCGACAGCCTCTGCAAACGCCCGTGGATGGTAGTCAGTACTAGAATACGTAGTCTCAAAGCCAACATGGTCCGCATAGTCCAGATGTGTAAACTCTTCCGATGTATTGGCGGTGGCATAGATATTCCAGTAGTCCACCTCTGTAGCTCCATTCCAACTGATCCAAAACGTGGTCCCTGACATTGGAGACTCGCTGTATATTTTCAGAGACGGCGGATCAGCTGGCTCTCCGGTCCAGTTGGATTTGTGCCAACGGTAATTCATGGAAAGGGGATCTTCTACTGTGGCGAAGAATACCAAGGTGCCGTCTTCAAGGTGCTCCGAGATCGCAGGAACACTGCCCCATCCTACGATGACATTCTTGTTTGGCAGGATCTGCATATTGCCCTGGCTCCATGAGAGTGGGACATCCCCAGGGGCAGCATATTGTCTAATCAGAGTCGAATAGTTTGTTCCGTGGTCAATGGAGACGAGCATGCCGCTTGAGATCGACGATGTGTTTGTATACCGATCACTTGCGTTGTCGAACAGAGACAGTACAGTTGTAGTATCGTTCTCCTGGCGGAAACGCGCGTCGTGCTGTGCTGAGAAATTGTAGTTTGTCTGCTCTATATCTGGATGGCTTCCTCCTAATCTCCACATCACGGATCCATCTCGGCCGGATATCTTGTAAATGCCATTGGTGTGTCTGGCTGACACTACGTAGTCACCATTGGCATTCTTGTCGATGGAGTTGATATGGAAGTAATCCCACGGGTTATCTTCAGTCCCTCccccgtcctcgtccagaagCGAGTAGGATTCCTCAACCGAAACGTGATCGATAGAGTTCCACTGGAAAAGAACATCTCCGGTCTCGATATCGACTTCTTGGAAGACGCCGTCTAGAATCCAGCCCTGGCCAGGATCTAGTCCGTATCCCTCTAGGTTGTAAGCGCGTGGCTCGTAGATGGGTATGAGCATTGTTTTGCCATCAACGACGGCTGTCTCATGCATGTCACTCTCAACCAGCCCGTTGCCGCTCTGAACAGACGTCGTGGGCATGTAgctgctgtttattatttcGTGTCTGCCTCTTGCGTACCCACCCAGTTGTGTTCCGTTAAAGTAGCAGAGATGGTCTGATCCGTTATATGGGCAGACATGGAGATTATGAGCAACCTCCTCAGTTGAGTTGTCACTCCCGCTCCATATAAGAGTCTTTGTATGTTAGAGCAGCTTAGAACTAGCAGGTAAGATTATCTTGCACATACACCATTATGGTCATAGATATATGGCCCCGCCACTTCTCCGTTATAGGGGGTTAGAAAGATATAGCCCGGGCTGATAAGGCTGTCATTTTTGATGCTGATATTAAGCACTGGAGCACGAATATCTGGCCGCTTGTTAATGCGTGTCAGTGCATATCTCTTAAAGTAGTAGACTGGGAAAGACCGACGGATTCGAAGGAAGTCCAGTTACAGTTTACCAGGCCAGCAAATGCGAAGATACAGGCCAGCTGAATTAAGACGAGTCTAGCTGACGCCAGGTGCCCCTTTCCAACTATAGTAATGGGGACCTTCATGGAGATACAGTATTAATTAAGTGATTCAAGTATTGAGTAGCGCCACTGGTAGAGAATGATGCCAGCGCGATAGTACAGAGCTTTTACACATATATAGTATAGAGCAAAATTTATAGCATATCCCCGCATTACCTCAAGACTCCAGTCAGCAATCCAACCAGTTATTTTTATTGGTGGAAACAGGCCGTATCAATCGCTTTCAATCGCTGCAATTCCGCAACCGGTAACCCCACAGCCCCAGACTTTGGTACATCCAACGGGGAGTCCAAATTCATCCAGATCTTGCCGGGAATCTGTGCCATGGAATGCCGAGCACACATGGGAGCCCTGGAAATGTCAGGCGAGGCCGGTTATCGCCGTCATCACTTCGCGATTCCTCTACTCTGATCGTTTTGCCTCCGTAGTTGCTACCAGAGCTATAGTAGAACAATACTGTGCGCAAAGGAGTGTGGTATTACCGAACTAGAGCTCAGGTAAGTACAGTAtattttcctttttctggttttattttccttctttttttgtcaGGTTATTGTTGtccgtttcttctttttttatcGTTACTGGTGATTATATAGCAGCATCGAACATGATAAGGACTTGAGCAGCTCCGTAAAAAGACAGTCTAACAAGTCGCAGCAATAGGGATCGTTGGTATGCAGTTCATGGAGCATACAAATGCAAGCTCATGTAGAGCAGTCTAGCAGTTTGGTTTGTTTCCTTGTGCAATGTCAGTTAA
The nucleotide sequence above comes from Aspergillus puulaauensis MK2 DNA, chromosome 3, nearly complete sequence. Encoded proteins:
- a CDS encoding serine/threonine-protein kinase (COG:T;~EggNog:ENOG410PQ0Q;~InterPro:IPR000719,IPR011009,IPR017441;~PFAM:PF00069;~go_function: GO:0004672 - protein kinase activity [Evidence IEA];~go_function: GO:0005524 - ATP binding [Evidence IEA];~go_process: GO:0006468 - protein phosphorylation [Evidence IEA]), which gives rise to MSTSPPTPPSRALLDGEQRFKTITSPCEWVEDYRPGGYHPVVLGDTFNHGQYKVIRKLGEGSYSTVWLARDLKGRRYVALKILVSEISGSTTELRVLRHITQVAPVEGTPHITRVLGEFEHRGPNGVHKCLVFEPMGPSVNTMVEELPQFNPRRRAMKVRYPLWMAKSILKQSLQALAFLHENGIAHGDFQPGNILFTLKDIDLTPEHVVRQEEDMQARLISSPVQRLDGKEDKWALRYLCVAQPLVPFTCYAEGFKVKLSDMGGAYFFTDPPTKPVTPLGLRPPELVLTGAVDSTADVWSFGCLVFELITGQPLFCIPWSEFEDDDHLLSLTTRLGALPDKLFKYWKTSSLYFTPERKLFNCQLGGVAPGEEPLMVEQTSMEELFDSAGPDLNEEEAHKVKALIRWILQYDPAKRPSPAEILCDPWFCEIDVESRML
- a CDS encoding arylsulfotransferase family protein (COG:S;~EggNog:ENOG410Q1J3;~InterPro:IPR039535;~PFAM:PF14269), which codes for MPTTSVQSGNGLVESDMHETAVVDGKTMLIPIYEPRAYNLEGYGLDPGQGWILDGVFQEVDIETGDVLFQWNSIDHVSVEESYSLLDEDGGGTEDNPWDYFHINSIDKNANGDYVVSARHTNGIYKISGRDGSVMWRLGGSHPDIEQTNYNFSAQHDARFRQENDTTTVLSLFDNASDRYTNTSSISSGMLVSIDHGTNYSTLIRQYAAPGDVPLSWSQGNMQILPNKNVIVGWGSVPAISEHLEDGTLVFFATVEDPLSMNYRWHKSNWTGEPADPPSLKIYSESPMSGTTFWISWNGATEVDYWNIYATANTSEEFTHLDYADHVGFETTYSSTDYHPRAFAEAVAKDGTSLANSSIITAHPAPGAGKRELG